In Methanofervidicoccus sp. A16, the sequence ACCTCCAGGTACACACTCTCCAATAATGGCAACTTGAAAATCCCTCTCCGCTATTAACCTCTTCCCTACCTCCCTACCAACTTCAAAGAGTCTCTTAGAGTTCTCCATTGCAAGGCCCTTGGAGATATCTCCAGTAGGTTTCCTATCCACTGGGATGTAAGTAGAGGGAGGTATCTTCGGTTTTACCTCAGATCCAGCATCTACAGTTAAGACAGGGATATCCTTCAGATGGACATTTGCCCTGGTGATAGTTGCAGGACTTGGACACATGGTAGCATCCACTGGAGGAGAGGGAAGGGAGATACTTCTCCCAAGCGTTACCAACTCCATATCTGCAGCAGGTGTATATTTTATTACTTTTCTGTTAACTCCAGAGATAGGGAGATACTTAGTTGTCTCTATGTTGGAGATGACAGAGATGAAGAGAGGTTTTTTACCTTTAATATTTTCCAAGAAGTTATTGTCATTAATGGATATTATATCATTTGATAGGGACATCCTCATCCTCCTCTAAGTACAACCTGTACTGATCTATATCATCCCCCAATTTATTCACTATGGCCCTTGCAATCCTACCTGGATCCCTGGACTTTGTAATACCTCTACCTACGACGATGATGTGGTATCTCTTTTTTAACTCCTCTATGTTGTCCAAGGTAACTCCTCCCGCTATACCAAGGAGAGGTTTCTCCCCTCTATCGATATCTTTATATTCCCTTATTGGAACCCTGCCCTCCTCATCTATAGCCCTGTGAAGAAGTAGGACGTCAGGTTTTAACTCCAAGGAGTTATATAGGGCGAAGGGATCCCTTACGTTTATAGTATCTAAATAACTCATAATACCACACTTCTCACACTCATGGATACCCTTCAGTATTGTCTCTCTCGGTGCAGTGCCACTTAAAACCACAGCATTTGCAGTAGATTCAAAGGCCATCCTTACCTCCACCCTCCCAGTATCCAACGTCTTCAGATCTGCAACGATGAAACCGTCGTATATCTCCCTTATATGCTCTACAACCTCAATACCGTACTTCTTAATAAGGGGAGTACCTGCCTCAACTATTATTCTGTCACTTGGAGGTAGGGATTCCAACACATACTCCACATTCTCCATAGAGGGCACATCCAGTGCAACCTGTAGATAGGGAGGTCTCTCCAACCTTACATCCCTAAAGCCAACTAATGGGTGTAGTGCCCTGTACTTCTCCTTCTTTATCTTCTCCTTTGATGGGTAGTCATTTAAAGCCCTGGTTATAGCCAATCTCGTAGCACCGTAGTAGTACTGGAACAGTTTTCTCTTATTTAAGTTGGTGTAGGGCACATCTGGTACAGAGACTGTAACTATCAACTTCAGATCCTCATCGAGATCCATATCTGCAACAGATTTTGCCACTCCGTACTGTATAGGACCATGTAGGAGGTTACACTGAATATCGGTAGTTAGGGTATTCTTAGGTACTACCAAAGTTAAGGGCTTTACTATAAGATTATCCCGTAAATTTGCCAGAATAGGAGTAGGTACCTTTGTTAGTGCATTTGTAAATACAGTGTCTATCGTTTCTCCCTTACCTAGTACTACATTAACTATAGCAGTAATATCCCTTCCAAGAACTCCTTCGCCAAATTTCAACATAGAGATCCCCGTCAGATATTATTTTTAACTTTAATAATAATTATAATTACTATTTTTATTATTATTGAGGTGGAGATAATATGAAAATAATGATAGATGGAGTATTTTATACTAAAGAAAAGATAGACTTTAAGAAGATACTAGAAGATATTGTAAAGATCGTTGGAGAAGATGTAGTGGTAAGGTCCATAGAGTTTCCAGAGATCGGTGCAATTGTTGGAGACGCTTACTACTACAGATGTGGATTTACCCTAGATAAGGAAGTAAAACATAGACCTGAAGATAGAGAACTTGAAGAGATGAGGGAAAAAATTAAAAACTTATTTCCAAAGGATACTGTAGTATACTCCCTAAAATGTGAGTTATATGAGTAATTAAATTCAATAATTCGTAATATTTTTATATCACAAACACCTTCTACTTAATACGGCAAATATTTTCCTAGGGTGGTAGGATGTGGAAAAAGATAGTTGGAATAGGGGTAGTAATATTAGCCATTCTAATGACAGGTTGTACTAATACTGGTACAAATCAGGCTACATCAGAGGAAGAGGTTATAAAGATAGGATCTCTTTTAGATTTCTCAGGTCCTCTATCTACCTACGGAATAGATATTAGAAACAACTTAGAGTTGAGTAAAGAGGACATAGAAGAATACTTTAAGAAAAACAACATGCCTTATAAGATAGAGATATTAGCAGAAGATACTAGATTAGATCCTAATTTAGCCCTTCAGAAGATACAGATTTTAAGAGGAAAGGGAGTAAATATCTTCGTCGGTCCAATGTCCAGTGGTGAAGTTAAAACTGTACTACCTTACTCACTCTCCAACAAAATAATCGCAGTGTCTCCTTCATCTACAGCATTACCTCCACTGATAGGTGCAACAAGCCCTGAACAGAAGAAATACCTCTATAGGTTTGTTGCAAGTGATAACCTTCAAGGAGAGGCTATAGCAAGTTTAACGGCAGATTTAGGTATAACAGATGTTGTAATATTCTACAGAGATGATGCCTGGGGTAAGGGACTTTCAGAGGAGACTAAAAAGAACCTTCCAAAGTACAAGGTAAATATTATCGATTACATAGGTTATCCAAGTAACCCTTCACCTGCAGATTGGTCTCCTTATATAACAAAGTTAGAGAATAGCGTAAAAAAGGTTGCTGATTCTAAAGGTAGAGACAAGGTAGGAGTTATATTCATAGGATTTGAAGAGGGAGCAACTCTGTTCTCACAGATCCCAGAGGATTCAGTACTCCTGAATGTTAAATGGATAGGATCAGACGGTGTGGCAAAGAGCGATAAACTACTAGAATTGAAGGATAAGATAGCGAAGGTTGGAATGTACAGTACAATCTTTGAATCAGAGGGTCCTAAGGAATACATTAACAGATACAGTGAAAAATATGGAGGTACTCCAACATCCTACGGTCTTATATCCTACGATACTCTATGGATATTAACTATGGCCTACGTGGAGACCCTTAAATCAAATAATGGAAAATATGATGCAGATGTTATGACAGAGAAGATAAAAGAGGTTATCCAAAAGTACAATAATGGAGAGTATGGTGTAGAACCACTCTCTGGAAAAATAGTACTGAACGAATTCAACGACAGGGCCAGTGGAGACTATGCAATATATGCAATAAC encodes:
- a CDS encoding bifunctional 5,6,7,8-tetrahydromethanopterin hydro-lyase/3-hexulose-6-phosphate synthase; its protein translation is MLKFGEGVLGRDITAIVNVVLGKGETIDTVFTNALTKVPTPILANLRDNLIVKPLTLVVPKNTLTTDIQCNLLHGPIQYGVAKSVADMDLDEDLKLIVTVSVPDVPYTNLNKRKLFQYYYGATRLAITRALNDYPSKEKIKKEKYRALHPLVGFRDVRLERPPYLQVALDVPSMENVEYVLESLPPSDRIIVEAGTPLIKKYGIEVVEHIREIYDGFIVADLKTLDTGRVEVRMAFESTANAVVLSGTAPRETILKGIHECEKCGIMSYLDTINVRDPFALYNSLELKPDVLLLHRAIDEEGRVPIREYKDIDRGEKPLLGIAGGVTLDNIEELKKRYHIIVVGRGITKSRDPGRIARAIVNKLGDDIDQYRLYLEEDEDVPIK
- a CDS encoding ABC transporter substrate-binding protein; the protein is MWKKIVGIGVVILAILMTGCTNTGTNQATSEEEVIKIGSLLDFSGPLSTYGIDIRNNLELSKEDIEEYFKKNNMPYKIEILAEDTRLDPNLALQKIQILRGKGVNIFVGPMSSGEVKTVLPYSLSNKIIAVSPSSTALPPLIGATSPEQKKYLYRFVASDNLQGEAIASLTADLGITDVVIFYRDDAWGKGLSEETKKNLPKYKVNIIDYIGYPSNPSPADWSPYITKLENSVKKVADSKGRDKVGVIFIGFEEGATLFSQIPEDSVLLNVKWIGSDGVAKSDKLLELKDKIAKVGMYSTIFESEGPKEYINRYSEKYGGTPTSYGLISYDTLWILTMAYVETLKSNNGKYDADVMTEKIKEVIQKYNNGEYGVEPLSGKIVLNEFNDRASGDYAIYAITEDGWKKVGTWRYETKKVEWKE